A region from the Wansuia hejianensis genome encodes:
- a CDS encoding adenylate kinase, with the protein MKIIMLGAPGAGKGTQAKRIAEKYDIPHISTGDIFRANIKNGTELGKKAKSYMDQGLLVPDELTCDLVVDRISQPDAVRGYVLDGFPRTIPQAEALTAALDQRGEKVDYAINVEVPDANIVNRMSGRRACLACGATYHVEYNPPKTEDNCDVCGGGLVLRDDDKPETVKKRLDVYHAQTQPLIDYYQAAGVLAEVDGTQDIDVVFQDIVKILGV; encoded by the coding sequence ATGAAAATCATTATGTTAGGGGCACCGGGAGCCGGTAAAGGAACACAGGCGAAACGGATTGCAGAGAAGTATGACATTCCGCATATTTCTACCGGTGATATTTTCCGTGCGAATATTAAGAATGGGACGGAGCTGGGGAAGAAAGCCAAGAGCTATATGGATCAGGGCCTGTTGGTGCCTGATGAGTTGACCTGCGATCTGGTGGTGGACAGGATTTCCCAGCCGGATGCGGTCAGGGGATATGTGCTGGACGGATTTCCGAGGACAATTCCTCAGGCTGAAGCACTGACTGCCGCTCTGGACCAGCGCGGTGAGAAAGTGGACTATGCCATTAATGTCGAGGTGCCGGATGCTAACATAGTGAACCGTATGTCTGGACGGCGTGCATGTCTTGCCTGCGGTGCAACTTATCATGTGGAATACAATCCTCCGAAAACTGAGGATAATTGTGATGTCTGCGGCGGCGGCCTCGTCCTCCGCGATGATGACAAGCCGGAGACGGTGAAGAAACGTCTCGACGTATATCATGCGCAGACGCAGCCCCTGATCGACTATTATCAGGCGGCAGGCGTGCTGGCTGAAGTGGACGGTACCCAGGACATCGACGTGGTATTCCAGGATATTGTCAAGATTTTAGGAGTATAA
- a CDS encoding KOW domain-containing RNA-binding protein encodes MKQLVKGMYARSLAGHDKGKLYIIIEADEAYVYLSDGRLRPLDKLKKKKLRHIQPDYGVSAVLQERMGEQLPIRDEDIRKAIKVKEV; translated from the coding sequence ATGAAGCAGCTTGTAAAAGGGATGTATGCCAGAAGCCTGGCAGGTCATGACAAGGGAAAACTATATATAATTATCGAAGCAGATGAAGCATATGTATATCTGTCTGACGGGAGGCTCCGCCCCCTGGATAAGCTGAAGAAGAAGAAACTCAGGCATATCCAGCCCGATTACGGTGTGTCAGCGGTACTGCAGGAGAGGATGGGAGAACAACTGCCCATCAGAGATGAAGATATCCGAAAAGCAATTAAAGTCAAGGAGGTTTGA
- the rplO gene encoding 50S ribosomal protein L15, with protein sequence MDLSNLQPAEGSRHSDSFRRGRGHGSGNGKTAGKGHKGQKARSGAPRPGFEGGQMPLYRRLPKRGFTCRNSKEIIAINVSELERFEDGAEVTIESLMEIGLVSNPKDGVKILGNGGISKKLTVKVNAFSESAKAKIEAAGGTAEVI encoded by the coding sequence ATGGACTTATCAAATTTACAGCCCGCAGAAGGCTCCAGACACAGTGATAGCTTCCGCAGAGGCCGTGGACATGGTTCAGGTAATGGTAAGACAGCCGGTAAAGGACATAAGGGACAGAAAGCTCGTTCCGGAGCACCGAGACCAGGCTTTGAAGGCGGACAGATGCCTTTATACAGAAGACTGCCGAAGAGAGGCTTTACATGCAGGAACTCTAAGGAAATCATAGCGATTAATGTGAGCGAGTTGGAGAGATTTGAGGACGGCGCGGAGGTAACAATTGAGTCCTTAATGGAAATAGGCTTGGTATCCAACCCGAAAGACGGAGTAAAAATCCTTGGGAATGGCGGAATTTCCAAGAAACTTACAGTGAAAGTGAACGCCTTCAGTGAAAGCGCAAAAGCCAAAATTGAGGCAGCAGGTGGGACAGCCGAGGTGATTTAA
- a CDS encoding uroporphyrinogen decarboxylase family protein, with product MNGTETKFMDKAFGRFQNLGKWPETDAILSALVTELIPELCGVPYDYLLRDDPVAMAECTLLVQEYLDIDLIIANLDIYNFEAEAMGAELKFYPDHCSDIVRSNYLIKDEKDFDKIKFKGLDTGRFPYLIKYCEAYKQYTGADTFPTMSAPWTLAGNLYGVDNLIMATMEDPEFVTEFLNRIVDDFHAPMFRALAEVLPGFATMSLADAFASVPVVTPKIVREFIKPSLERELEKLNMPGIVLQDTAFFGTAQLTGTDRKEYEDFIVWSNNMFFCIDPDLTELTPEYARRVATEHGVPLMAGIAAKQVEFGSIEETVSIIKNFVLKGKDGPTPLIFFFNNLSPKTPTDKLLAATKAVRVFGAPGADGDTPYEIPEDRPFEDFLKEKMEHNVEGYGFDWLKVSRYSHLMK from the coding sequence ATGAATGGCACAGAAACTAAGTTTATGGACAAAGCATTCGGCAGATTTCAGAATCTGGGGAAGTGGCCGGAAACCGATGCGATTCTGTCGGCGCTGGTGACTGAGCTGATTCCGGAGCTCTGCGGGGTGCCTTATGATTATCTGCTGCGGGATGATCCCGTTGCAATGGCAGAATGTACACTTCTGGTACAGGAGTATCTGGACATCGACCTGATTATCGCCAACCTGGACATCTACAATTTTGAAGCGGAAGCGATGGGAGCGGAGCTGAAATTTTATCCGGATCATTGCTCTGATATCGTACGCAGCAATTATCTGATTAAAGACGAGAAGGATTTTGACAAGATCAAGTTTAAAGGCCTGGACACGGGACGTTTTCCCTATCTGATTAAATATTGCGAAGCATATAAGCAGTATACGGGAGCAGATACCTTCCCGACAATGTCCGCCCCCTGGACACTGGCAGGCAATCTCTACGGCGTTGACAATCTGATTATGGCGACCATGGAGGATCCGGAATTTGTCACAGAATTTTTGAACAGGATTGTGGATGATTTTCATGCTCCGATGTTCCGGGCGCTGGCAGAGGTGCTGCCGGGCTTTGCCACAATGTCGCTGGCTGACGCGTTTGCTTCTGTTCCGGTCGTCACTCCGAAGATCGTCAGGGAATTCATTAAGCCCAGCCTGGAACGGGAACTGGAAAAGCTGAATATGCCGGGAATTGTATTGCAGGATACGGCATTTTTCGGGACTGCGCAGCTCACAGGCACGGACAGAAAAGAATATGAAGATTTCATTGTATGGTCCAACAACATGTTTTTCTGTATTGATCCGGATCTGACTGAGCTGACCCCCGAATATGCGAGGCGGGTGGCCACGGAGCACGGGGTACCTCTGATGGCGGGAATTGCGGCAAAACAGGTGGAATTCGGCTCCATAGAAGAGACAGTCTCCATCATCAAGAATTTTGTGCTGAAGGGCAAGGACGGCCCGACACCGTTGATCTTTTTCTTCAATAACCTTTCTCCTAAGACACCCACGGATAAATTGCTGGCGGCGACGAAGGCGGTCAGAGTATTTGGAGCTCCGGGCGCAGACGGGGATACGCCCTATGAGATTCCGGAAGACAGGCCCTTTGAAGACTTTTTAAAGGAAAAGATGGAACATAATGTGGAAGGCTACGGCTTCGACTGGCTGAAAGTATCCAGGTATTCCCATCTGATGAAATAG
- the secY gene encoding preprotein translocase subunit SecY, giving the protein MFKTLRDAFKIKEVRHRIFYVLFALVVIRVGSQIPVPGVDTSFFSNYFNNSSNDAFTFLNAFTGGGFTNFSIFALSITPYITSSIIIQLLTIAIPKLEEMQKDGEEGRKKLTAITRYLTVGLSLFESIAMCIGFGNKLILELNAVNVIVVVASLTAGSAFLMWIGEQINDKGVGNGISMVLLINILSRIPVDMITLFENFVKGKTIAKATVAWIVIAVIILAVTILVLILNGAERRIPVQYSKKMVGRKMVGGQSSHIPLKVNTAGVIPIIFASSIMSFPGIIVAFTGKTPGGWGGKIINMLSSSNWFKPSDWFSSIGLILYVVLVIFFAYFYTSITFNPIEVADNMKKQGGFIPGIRPGKATVDFLNSVLKYIIFIGAAGLTIVAVIPFFFNGMFSAEVSFGGTSLIIIVSVILETLKQVESMMLVRNYKGFLND; this is encoded by the coding sequence ATGTTTAAAACCTTAAGAGATGCTTTTAAGATTAAAGAAGTACGCCATAGGATTTTTTACGTTCTGTTTGCACTGGTTGTGATCCGTGTCGGATCACAGATACCGGTGCCGGGCGTTGATACGAGCTTTTTCAGCAATTATTTCAATAACAGCTCCAATGATGCGTTCACATTTCTGAACGCATTCACAGGCGGCGGCTTTACGAATTTTTCCATCTTTGCACTTAGTATTACACCGTACATCACTTCTTCCATCATTATTCAGCTTCTGACGATAGCGATTCCGAAGCTGGAGGAAATGCAGAAGGACGGAGAAGAAGGCCGCAAGAAGCTGACGGCTATTACCCGTTATCTGACAGTCGGCCTCTCACTGTTTGAATCCATTGCCATGTGTATCGGATTTGGCAACAAGCTGATCCTTGAGTTGAACGCGGTTAATGTGATTGTGGTGGTCGCTTCTCTGACAGCCGGTTCCGCTTTCCTGATGTGGATTGGTGAGCAGATAAACGACAAGGGTGTGGGCAATGGTATTTCCATGGTCCTGCTGATCAATATCCTGTCCCGTATTCCGGTGGATATGATTACACTCTTCGAAAATTTCGTAAAAGGAAAAACAATTGCGAAAGCAACAGTTGCCTGGATTGTCATTGCGGTAATTATACTGGCAGTAACAATACTGGTTTTGATCCTGAACGGAGCGGAGAGAAGAATCCCGGTTCAGTATTCCAAGAAGATGGTAGGAAGAAAGATGGTGGGCGGTCAGTCCTCCCATATTCCGCTGAAGGTCAATACAGCCGGCGTAATTCCGATTATCTTCGCATCTTCAATCATGTCCTTCCCGGGCATCATTGTGGCATTTACAGGTAAGACTCCCGGCGGCTGGGGCGGAAAAATTATCAATATGCTCAGCTCCAGCAACTGGTTCAAACCAAGCGACTGGTTTTCAAGCATCGGACTGATCCTCTACGTCGTGCTGGTGATCTTCTTCGCTTATTTCTATACGTCTATCACCTTCAATCCCATTGAGGTGGCGGATAATATGAAGAAGCAGGGCGGTTTTATTCCGGGAATCCGTCCCGGAAAAGCGACGGTGGATTTCCTGAATTCGGTACTGAAATATATCATTTTTATCGGGGCGGCCGGCCTTACGATTGTAGCCGTCATTCCCTTCTTCTTCAACGGTATGTTCAGTGCTGAGGTATCCTTTGGAGGGACTTCCTTGATAATTATCGTATCAGTTATTTTGGAGACATTGAAACAGGTGGAATCCATGATGCTGGTCCGGAATTACAAAGGATTCTTGAACGATTGA
- the rplR gene encoding 50S ribosomal protein L18 produces the protein MINKVSRAQVRQKKHRRMRNHIAGTAARPRLAVFRSNSHMYAQIIDDTVGHTLVSASTLQKDVKAELEKTNDVKAAAYLGTVIGKKAVEAGIKEVVFDRGGFIYQGKIQALADAAREAGLEF, from the coding sequence ATGATTAATAAAGTATCAAGAGCTCAGGTTCGCCAGAAAAAGCATAGAAGAATGCGTAATCATATCGCCGGCACAGCAGCAAGACCGCGTCTGGCTGTATTCCGCAGCAACAGTCATATGTATGCACAGATTATCGACGATACGGTTGGCCATACACTGGTTTCCGCTTCTACTCTTCAGAAAGATGTTAAAGCCGAATTAGAGAAAACCAACGATGTAAAAGCAGCGGCATATCTGGGAACTGTGATCGGTAAAAAAGCAGTTGAGGCAGGAATTAAAGAAGTGGTTTTCGACCGCGGCGGTTTCATTTATCAGGGAAAAATCCAGGCACTGGCAGACGCAGCACGTGAAGCCGGTCTGGAATTCTAA
- the map gene encoding type I methionyl aminopeptidase, whose protein sequence is MSVTIKTAREIELMRHAGKLLEQVHDELAKIIRPGISTWEIDHEGERMIRELGCVPNFLHYNGYPASICVSVNDEVVHGIPKKGRLLREGDIVSLDAGLIYEGYHSDAARTYGVGKISQEAQQLIDVTRQCFFEGIKYAKAGCHLHEISAAIGKYAEKFGYGVVRDLVGHGIGTHLHEDPQIPNFVCKSRGILLQPGMTLAIEPMIDMGTADVCWLDDDWTVVTEDGSLSAHYENTVLITDGEPELLTLTR, encoded by the coding sequence ATGTCCGTAACAATTAAAACTGCCAGAGAGATTGAACTAATGAGACACGCAGGAAAGCTTCTGGAGCAGGTTCATGATGAACTTGCGAAGATCATCCGGCCGGGCATCTCCACCTGGGAGATCGACCATGAAGGCGAGAGGATGATCCGTGAACTGGGATGTGTTCCGAATTTCCTGCATTATAACGGATATCCGGCATCTATTTGTGTATCTGTGAATGACGAGGTAGTACATGGAATTCCCAAGAAGGGCAGGCTCCTCAGGGAGGGCGATATCGTCAGCCTGGATGCTGGCCTGATTTACGAAGGTTACCATTCGGATGCGGCCCGTACGTACGGTGTGGGCAAGATCAGCCAGGAAGCGCAGCAATTAATAGATGTGACCCGGCAATGCTTTTTTGAAGGCATTAAGTATGCGAAGGCAGGCTGCCACCTCCATGAAATATCCGCCGCTATCGGTAAGTACGCGGAGAAGTTTGGATATGGGGTGGTCAGAGACCTGGTGGGCCATGGGATCGGCACCCATCTGCATGAAGACCCGCAGATTCCCAATTTTGTCTGCAAAAGCAGGGGAATCCTTCTGCAGCCGGGGATGACGCTGGCGATTGAACCCATGATCGATATGGGGACGGCTGATGTGTGCTGGCTGGACGATGACTGGACGGTCGTGACAGAAGACGGTTCGCTGTCAGCTCACTATGAGAATACGGTTCTGATCACCGATGGTGAACCGGAGCTGCTCACCCTGACCAGGTAA
- a CDS encoding LysR family transcriptional regulator, with protein MKYNNILNISMQQIQIFLKCFQYRNYSRVAEEYNFTPSMISKTIRTMEEMLGLQLFIRAYHNLTPTPAARELAEGWKGVCDIVLESISKACDVQEKLSSKIRIGLLETTKFCADYVMIKLEEQAEKSLLEDIQWERRDMHSLPAALDEDIFDMVITWSGEKPYFRNKDTRWKTIFRSPDAVFIARGHPLFGKEIHSFADFRPYPFITLSPTAYPHYYEFLQKICMEHGFSPILSSICGSTESARYNLNLGKGAYVASSLICCDWENEDVRKIELEGEGNSDLLVVWKSQHLTPRMRETIDIITH; from the coding sequence ATGAAATATAATAATATTTTAAATATTTCTATGCAGCAGATCCAGATCTTTTTAAAATGCTTCCAGTACCGGAATTATTCCAGAGTGGCGGAGGAGTATAATTTTACGCCTTCCATGATCAGCAAGACAATCCGCACTATGGAAGAAATGCTGGGCCTGCAGCTTTTTATCAGGGCCTATCACAACCTGACGCCGACGCCGGCAGCCAGAGAGCTGGCGGAAGGATGGAAAGGAGTCTGTGATATTGTGCTGGAAAGTATTTCAAAGGCTTGTGATGTACAGGAAAAGCTATCGTCCAAAATACGTATCGGCCTGCTGGAGACGACAAAATTTTGCGCGGATTATGTAATGATCAAGCTGGAGGAGCAGGCGGAGAAAAGCCTTCTGGAAGACATTCAGTGGGAGCGGCGGGACATGCATTCGCTGCCTGCTGCCCTGGATGAAGATATCTTCGATATGGTCATCACCTGGTCCGGGGAAAAACCGTACTTCCGGAATAAGGACACCAGGTGGAAGACGATTTTCCGTTCGCCTGATGCGGTATTTATAGCCCGGGGGCACCCGCTGTTCGGAAAGGAAATTCATTCCTTTGCTGATTTCCGTCCATATCCCTTTATTACGCTGTCGCCCACTGCTTATCCTCACTATTATGAATTCCTGCAAAAGATCTGTATGGAACATGGATTCTCACCGATTCTTTCCTCAATCTGCGGCAGCACGGAGTCGGCCAGATATAATCTGAATCTGGGAAAGGGCGCATATGTGGCTTCAAGCCTGATCTGCTGTGATTGGGAGAATGAAGATGTCCGCAAAATAGAGCTGGAAGGAGAGGGGAATTCTGATTTGCTGGTGGTGTGGAAATCACAGCATCTGACGCCGCGAATGAGGGAAACTATAGATATTATCACACATTGA
- a CDS encoding LiaF transmembrane domain-containing protein, translated as MKKERIFWGIFLVVGAVFLIISGMHLLPGIPFFRLLLTILLAGCLIKSLLVVSFTGILFSIAFLCILHAEALGITAITPWPVLGAALLGSIGLSLIFPHRHKYWKNHVEEEFESVDQVDGNVIQLSTSFGSSIKYVNSEDLEHVKLECSFGAMKVYFDNAIIQSGKAQLDMHVSFGGVELYVPRGWRVSNQLRASFGGVDEKIKNTYVTEDSPTLVLAGSVSFSGVTILYV; from the coding sequence ATGAAAAAGGAACGGATATTCTGGGGGATCTTTTTAGTGGTGGGAGCTGTATTTCTGATTATCAGCGGGATGCATCTCCTGCCGGGAATCCCTTTCTTCAGATTGCTGCTGACAATACTGCTGGCCGGCTGTTTGATCAAAAGCCTTCTGGTGGTGAGCTTTACCGGTATACTGTTTTCTATCGCATTTCTCTGCATCCTGCATGCAGAAGCGCTGGGCATCACAGCGATCACGCCGTGGCCTGTGCTGGGAGCGGCCCTTCTGGGGAGCATCGGGCTGAGCCTCATCTTCCCTCACAGGCACAAATACTGGAAGAACCATGTGGAGGAAGAGTTCGAAAGCGTAGATCAGGTAGACGGCAATGTGATACAATTGTCCACCAGCTTTGGCTCCAGCATCAAGTATGTGAACTCAGAGGATCTGGAGCACGTGAAACTGGAATGCAGCTTTGGTGCGATGAAGGTATATTTCGACAATGCGATAATCCAGAGCGGGAAAGCACAGCTGGATATGCACGTATCCTTCGGAGGGGTGGAGCTGTACGTCCCCAGAGGCTGGAGAGTCAGCAACCAGCTGAGGGCATCCTTCGGAGGCGTGGATGAAAAAATCAAAAACACATACGTGACAGAAGATAGCCCAACCCTCGTACTGGCCGGAAGCGTAAGCTTCTCAGGAGTGACGATATTATACGTATGA
- a CDS encoding AEC family transporter, with the protein MESIIKPLVYIGIIFLAIALKQAGVFGKDDYRILSRIVMNITLPLTVVHVCVGFRPEPSMYWLVLIGFLCALLPMLTAFVVLRKKEAGLRAFGMINSAGGNIGAFILPIVQVFYGAAGAVSCSMYDIGNALVMAGGGYAATCALLHLNQGGQKGIWHTVGGFLKNVVTSVTFDAYFIMLLLMACHVRLPEILGTVTAPFAEANAFVAMFMVGLMFQPQKDREKIKAAFQTIGIRVGTAAVLALVIYYTLPVEPKIRQIAALCAFAPVGTLAPVFTEKSGGDGALASFLNSITVFISFFILLILVDTIF; encoded by the coding sequence GTGGAAAGCATTATCAAGCCGCTGGTTTATATCGGGATCATTTTTCTGGCTATTGCTTTAAAACAGGCGGGTGTCTTTGGAAAAGATGATTACCGGATTCTCAGCCGGATTGTGATGAACATCACGCTGCCGCTGACTGTCGTACATGTATGCGTCGGTTTCAGACCGGAGCCTTCTATGTATTGGCTGGTCCTGATTGGATTTTTATGCGCTCTCCTTCCGATGCTCACGGCTTTTGTGGTACTTCGCAAAAAGGAGGCCGGATTGCGAGCCTTTGGCATGATTAATTCAGCGGGCGGAAATATCGGCGCATTTATTCTGCCGATTGTCCAGGTCTTTTATGGAGCGGCGGGAGCGGTGAGCTGCAGCATGTATGACATCGGGAATGCGCTGGTGATGGCGGGCGGAGGATACGCTGCGACCTGTGCGCTGCTGCACTTGAATCAGGGTGGACAGAAGGGCATTTGGCATACAGTCGGGGGATTTCTTAAAAATGTTGTTACTTCTGTGACATTTGACGCATATTTTATCATGCTGCTATTGATGGCTTGTCATGTAAGGCTTCCTGAGATCCTTGGCACTGTAACGGCGCCGTTTGCAGAGGCGAACGCTTTTGTGGCGATGTTTATGGTGGGGCTGATGTTTCAGCCGCAGAAGGATAGGGAGAAGATAAAAGCAGCCTTCCAGACCATTGGCATCCGGGTCGGCACAGCAGCGGTTCTGGCCCTAGTGATTTATTACACTCTGCCTGTTGAACCTAAGATCCGGCAGATTGCGGCCCTGTGTGCATTTGCACCGGTTGGCACGCTTGCCCCGGTATTTACAGAGAAGAGCGGCGGCGATGGAGCTCTTGCGAGTTTTTTAAATTCCATCACGGTGTTTATCAGTTTTTTCATACTGCTAATTTTAGTCGATACCATATTTTAA
- a CDS encoding sigma-54 interaction domain-containing protein — protein sequence MDKINLDEWMADILENSFDGIYITDNHANTILVNKSYETITGLDRGELLNHNMEELVERKVISASGTLMVLRTGQPVTLQQEFKTGKKALITSSPVFDSKHQVALVVTNVRDLTEIYNLKVELKKNSKQQTILQKELEHMREQFLNQDVVADDMRTLETLRMVDKVKRLDTTVTLVGETGVGKEVFAKYIHQGSARSSYPFIKVNCATIPENLMESELFGYEKGAFTGADRHGKAGLFEVADKGTIFLDEIGELPLNMQVKLLRVIQEREIKRVGGVKPIHLDVRILAATNRDLEEMLKEGRFREDLYYRLMVFPIRVPPLRERMDDISGLTELFLRQLNRKYGTDKRFSREALQILLEYQWPGNIRELKNVVERAYIISSEDWILPNCLPMIQNRTREAGTFGGMPAGFGLSAYLEQLEWNYINEAYEKYGNIRDAAASLGMAAATFARKKNKHVKD from the coding sequence ATGGATAAGATCAATCTGGATGAATGGATGGCGGATATTTTGGAGAATTCCTTTGATGGAATTTATATCACCGACAATCATGCCAATACAATTCTCGTGAATAAGTCTTATGAAACAATCACAGGGCTGGACAGAGGCGAATTGCTGAACCATAATATGGAAGAGCTGGTGGAGCGTAAGGTGATCTCTGCTTCCGGGACCTTGATGGTGCTCCGGACGGGGCAGCCGGTCACGCTTCAGCAGGAGTTTAAAACAGGGAAGAAGGCTCTGATTACCAGTTCTCCGGTATTTGACAGTAAACACCAGGTGGCGCTGGTAGTTACTAATGTGCGTGATCTGACAGAGATCTATAATTTGAAAGTCGAATTGAAAAAGAACAGCAAGCAGCAGACGATCCTTCAGAAAGAGCTGGAGCATATGAGGGAACAGTTCCTAAATCAGGATGTGGTTGCGGACGACATGCGGACCCTGGAGACACTCCGGATGGTGGACAAAGTGAAGCGGCTGGATACCACTGTTACCCTGGTGGGAGAGACCGGAGTCGGCAAAGAAGTGTTTGCGAAGTATATCCATCAGGGAAGCGCGAGAAGCAGTTATCCGTTTATTAAGGTGAACTGCGCTACAATTCCTGAGAATCTCATGGAAAGTGAGCTTTTCGGCTATGAAAAAGGAGCTTTTACAGGGGCGGACCGCCATGGAAAGGCGGGCTTATTTGAGGTGGCGGACAAGGGGACTATTTTCCTGGATGAGATTGGGGAACTGCCGCTGAATATGCAGGTGAAGCTGCTGCGTGTGATTCAGGAGCGGGAGATCAAGCGGGTGGGCGGTGTGAAGCCCATTCATCTGGACGTGCGCATACTGGCGGCAACCAACCGGGACCTGGAAGAGATGTTGAAGGAAGGCCGTTTCCGTGAGGACCTGTATTACCGTCTGATGGTATTTCCCATCCGCGTTCCGCCGCTGCGGGAGCGTATGGATGATATCAGCGGTCTGACAGAGCTTTTCCTCCGCCAGCTGAACCGGAAGTACGGGACGGACAAACGGTTTTCCCGGGAGGCGCTGCAGATCCTGCTGGAATACCAGTGGCCAGGGAACATCCGAGAATTAAAGAATGTGGTGGAACGGGCATATATCATAAGCAGCGAAGACTGGATTTTGCCGAACTGCCTTCCCATGATACAGAACCGGACCAGAGAGGCAGGAACCTTCGGGGGAATGCCCGCGGGGTTCGGACTTTCGGCTTACCTTGAACAGCTGGAATGGAATTATATTAACGAAGCCTATGAAAAATACGGAAATATCCGGGATGCGGCAGCCAGCCTCGGGATGGCGGCGGCAACTTTTGCAAGGAAGAAGAATAAGCATGTTAAAGACTGA
- the rpmD gene encoding 50S ribosomal protein L30: MADKLKITLVKSTIGCVPKHKKIVEALGLRKVNHTVEQPDNAAIRGMIKQVGYLLKVEE, encoded by the coding sequence ATGGCAGATAAGTTAAAAATTACTTTGGTAAAATCTACAATCGGCTGTGTACCAAAGCATAAAAAGATTGTAGAAGCATTGGGCTTGAGAAAAGTTAACCACACAGTAGAACAGCCTGACAATGCTGCTATCCGCGGCATGATCAAGCAGGTTGGTTATCTGTTGAAAGTGGAAGAATAA
- the infA gene encoding translation initiation factor IF-1, producing MSKADVIEVEGTVLEKLPNAMFKVELENKHVVLAHISGKLRMNFIRILPGDKVTIELSPYDLDKGRIIWRDK from the coding sequence ATGTCGAAGGCAGATGTGATTGAGGTGGAAGGAACCGTTCTGGAGAAGCTGCCCAATGCGATGTTCAAAGTAGAATTGGAGAACAAGCATGTGGTGCTGGCTCATATCAGCGGAAAACTCCGCATGAATTTTATCAGAATCCTTCCAGGGGATAAAGTGACCATAGAGCTTTCTCCCTACGATCTGGACAAAGGACGTATTATCTGGAGAGATAAATAA
- the rpsE gene encoding 30S ribosomal protein S5, translating to MRHAIIDASQLELEEKVVSIKRVTKVVKGGRNFRFTALVVVGDHNGHVGAGLGKATEIPEAIRKGKEDAMKKLVNVARDENNSVTHDFIGKFGSAEVLLKKAPEGTGVIAGGPARAVVELAGIQNIRTKSLGSNNKQNVVLATIEGLRQLKTPEEVARLRGKAVEEIFA from the coding sequence ATGAGACATGCAATCATTGATGCCAGCCAGTTAGAGCTGGAAGAGAAAGTTGTTTCCATCAAGCGAGTTACCAAGGTTGTTAAAGGTGGTCGTAACTTCCGTTTTACCGCTTTAGTAGTTGTGGGTGACCACAACGGACATGTGGGCGCAGGCCTTGGAAAAGCAACCGAGATTCCGGAGGCGATCCGTAAGGGCAAAGAAGATGCCATGAAGAAACTGGTGAACGTTGCGAGAGATGAGAACAACAGTGTTACCCATGACTTTATTGGAAAATTCGGCAGCGCAGAGGTTCTGCTGAAGAAAGCTCCGGAAGGTACCGGTGTAATCGCAGGAGGCCCTGCCCGTGCAGTAGTAGAGCTGGCCGGCATCCAGAATATCCGTACCAAATCACTGGGCTCCAATAACAAACAGAATGTAGTTCTGGCAACTATTGAAGGTCTTCGTCAGTTAAAGACTCCTGAAGAAGTGGCAAGACTGCGCGGCAAAGCTGTTGAAGAGATCTTTGCTTAA
- a CDS encoding LytTR family DNA-binding domain-containing protein — MKIRIELDESLTEEEVVIYCRQLGHTVLEIQRMVSDIIEKKKRFPLYQKDKEFYIPLENVLFFETAEKGICAHTAEEVYQVRYKLYELEKMLPGIFMRVSKSTILNTGKIYSLERKLPMPCVVQFQNSHKQVFVSRYYYKPLQNRLEEERYLK; from the coding sequence ATGAAAATACGGATTGAATTGGATGAAAGCTTGACAGAGGAAGAGGTCGTGATTTATTGCCGGCAGCTGGGCCATACAGTTTTGGAAATCCAGCGCATGGTATCCGACATCATAGAAAAAAAGAAACGTTTTCCGCTCTATCAGAAAGATAAAGAGTTTTATATCCCATTGGAAAATGTGCTGTTTTTTGAAACAGCCGAAAAAGGGATCTGCGCCCATACGGCTGAGGAGGTCTATCAGGTGAGATATAAGCTCTATGAGCTGGAAAAGATGCTTCCCGGCATCTTCATGCGAGTGTCAAAATCCACCATATTGAATACCGGGAAGATTTATTCGCTGGAAAGAAAATTGCCCATGCCCTGCGTGGTACAGTTCCAGAACAGCCATAAGCAGGTTTTTGTGTCGCGGTATTATTATAAACCCTTGCAAAACAGATTAGAGGAAGAGAGGTATTTAAAATGA